In Monodelphis domestica isolate mMonDom1 chromosome 3, mMonDom1.pri, whole genome shotgun sequence, the following proteins share a genomic window:
- the LOC130458083 gene encoding serine-rich and transmembrane domain-containing protein 1-like, translated as MSPGVFKCSTGCGVSDIIQKPLAASAGKLLTFKRHTVKKIRQYWPRRMGQFGRNGRDYERHGWRERAFLELFPTSLSTSVDSSSGHLSNVYIYVSIFLSLLAFLLLLLIIALQRLKNIISSSSSYPEYPSDAGSSFTNLEVCSISSQRSTFSNLSS; from the exons ATGAGCCCGGGAGTTTTCAAGTGCTCCACCGGCTGCGGAGTTTCAGATATCATACAGAAACCCCTGGCGGCATCTGCAGGGAAGCTTCTGACCTTTAAGAGG CACACagtaaagaaaatcagacaataCTGGCCGAGGAGAATGGGACAGTTTGGCAGAAACGGTCGAGATTATGAACGGCatggttgg agagagagagctttccTGGAGCTCTTTCCCACCTCTCTTTCCACCTCTGTGGATTCATCTTCTGGCCATTTGTCCAACGTCTACATTTATGTTTCAATATTTCTAAGCCTTCTAGCATTTCTGCTCTTACTCTTGATCATTGCTCTGCAGAGGCTTAAAAACATCATCTCATCCAGTTCCTCCTACCCTGAGTACCCTAGTGATGCTGGGAGTTCATTCACTAACTTGGAAGTCTGTAGCATCTCCTCTCAGAGATCTACTTTCTCCAACCTTTCTTCCTGA